One Ignavibacterium album JCM 16511 genomic region harbors:
- a CDS encoding isocitrate/isopropylmalate dehydrogenase family protein codes for MKRTIVAMPGDGIGKTVLPEAIRVLDAVGFEAEYVHGDIGWEFWCKEGNALPQRTIDLLAKHKIGLFGAITSKPKDAAEKELEPSLKGKGYSYFSPIVGMRQHFNLDICIRPCISFKGNPLNFIRKDGKGGYEEPLVNAVIFRQNTEGLYAGIEWTNPPKNVLDAFASHPKWKAFSNVPPEEMAISTRIVTKKAATRIIRAAFEYAKKYGYKNVTVCEKPNVLRETSGMMLKIGKEIAKEYPDIALWDTNIDAQMMWLTKNPEDYGVIVAENMFGDIISDGFAGLVGGLGFACSANIGEEVAVFEPTHGSAPKYQELNPSIVNPIAMILSACMMLDHLGENEKAERIRKAIAKVIEEGKVKTYDMMKLRGGPDVFKYGAVSTQQMTDEIIKNL; via the coding sequence ATGAAAAGAACAATAGTCGCAATGCCCGGAGATGGCATTGGAAAAACTGTCCTTCCGGAAGCAATCAGAGTTTTAGATGCTGTTGGTTTTGAAGCTGAGTATGTTCACGGTGATATTGGTTGGGAATTCTGGTGCAAAGAAGGAAACGCACTTCCTCAACGAACAATTGATTTGCTTGCAAAACATAAAATAGGTCTATTTGGAGCTATCACTTCAAAACCAAAAGATGCAGCAGAAAAAGAACTTGAACCTTCATTAAAAGGTAAAGGTTATTCTTACTTCTCACCGATTGTGGGAATGCGGCAACATTTCAATCTCGATATCTGCATCCGTCCTTGTATTTCATTTAAAGGAAATCCACTGAACTTTATTCGTAAAGATGGAAAAGGCGGATACGAAGAACCTTTGGTTAATGCTGTTATATTCAGACAAAACACAGAAGGTCTTTATGCTGGAATTGAATGGACAAATCCCCCAAAGAATGTTCTTGATGCATTTGCTTCACATCCTAAATGGAAAGCATTTTCTAATGTTCCTCCCGAAGAAATGGCAATCTCAACAAGAATTGTAACAAAGAAAGCCGCAACAAGAATTATAAGAGCAGCTTTTGAATATGCAAAGAAATATGGTTATAAAAATGTAACCGTTTGCGAAAAACCAAATGTACTGAGAGAAACTTCAGGAATGATGTTAAAGATCGGAAAAGAGATCGCAAAAGAATATCCGGATATTGCTCTATGGGATACAAATATTGATGCTCAGATGATGTGGCTTACTAAAAATCCGGAAGACTATGGTGTGATTGTAGCAGAAAATATGTTCGGTGATATAATTTCTGATGGATTTGCAGGACTTGTTGGTGGATTAGGATTTGCCTGCAGTGCAAATATCGGTGAAGAAGTTGCAGTTTTTGAACCGACTCACGGCAGCGCACCAAAATATCAGGAATTAAATCCATCAATCGTAAATCCAATTGCAATGATTCTCAGTGCTTGTATGATGCTTGATCATCTTGGTGAGAATGAAAAAGCTGAAAGAATAAGAAAAGCAATTGCAAAAGTTATAGAAGAAGGCAAAGTAAAAACTTATGATATGATGAAGCTTCGAGGTGGACCAGATGTATTCAAATATGGTGCAGTGTCTACTCAGCAAATGACGGATGAAATAATTAAAAATCTCTAA
- a CDS encoding carbon starvation protein A: protein MNGIELIVIAIAMYAVAYKLYGNFLIKRLEVNNSNPTPSHTMNDGVDYCPAKPPVLLGHHFASIAGAGPIVGPVIAAGFGWVPVYLWILFGAVFIGGVHDFSSIISSVRHQSKSIGFIIQTYIGESGKKLFLLFSWATLILVIAVFTIIVADTFTHIPSSGTSSILFILLAIAFGLAIYRFKVSLTIGTIVGVILLFLCIFAGNYFPIQLNALTWQLILFAYIFLASVTPVWILLQPRDYLNSFFLYALMIGGLVGVFFAAPSINIPAFSSFSLDKVGYLFPALFVTVACGAISGFHSLVGSGTTAKQLDKESDARLVGYGGMLIEGLLAVLSLTAVASMVNKEFIDILVNKGPVPAFSLGVARFLNAIPFLNISSEAGQTFSALAVSAFALTSLDTAARLARFMFQEFFEVKENPEKESIFQNRFVATGITVAIGAALTFSGQTMSIWPVFGSANQLLAALALLALTAWIAYLRKGILFVMIPMLFMFAVTLTSLGMLVITNYNSENYTLSVISLLLFLLAVSLGFKTYNVLVNGKETSRELI from the coding sequence ATGAATGGAATAGAACTCATAGTAATCGCCATAGCAATGTATGCTGTTGCTTACAAGTTGTATGGTAACTTTCTTATCAAACGACTTGAAGTAAATAACAGCAACCCAACTCCTTCACACACAATGAATGACGGAGTGGATTATTGTCCTGCCAAACCACCTGTTTTACTTGGACATCATTTTGCTTCCATTGCAGGAGCGGGACCAATAGTGGGACCAGTAATTGCAGCCGGATTTGGTTGGGTTCCTGTTTATTTGTGGATTTTGTTTGGTGCAGTTTTTATCGGAGGAGTACACGATTTTTCTTCTATCATTTCTTCTGTAAGACACCAAAGCAAATCGATAGGATTTATTATTCAAACATACATTGGTGAAAGTGGTAAAAAACTTTTTCTGCTTTTTTCGTGGGCAACTTTGATACTTGTTATAGCCGTGTTCACAATTATTGTTGCTGATACATTTACTCATATACCAAGTTCAGGCACATCATCTATACTTTTTATCCTTTTGGCCATAGCATTTGGATTAGCTATTTACAGATTCAAAGTTTCATTAACAATCGGAACAATTGTAGGAGTAATTCTACTTTTTCTGTGTATTTTTGCGGGGAACTATTTCCCAATTCAGCTAAACGCTTTAACCTGGCAGTTAATACTTTTCGCATACATATTTTTAGCATCTGTAACTCCTGTTTGGATATTGTTGCAGCCAAGAGACTATCTGAATTCATTTTTCCTTTATGCTTTAATGATTGGTGGATTAGTTGGAGTTTTCTTTGCAGCACCTTCAATAAATATTCCAGCTTTCAGTTCATTTTCATTAGACAAAGTTGGTTATCTCTTCCCGGCTTTATTTGTAACAGTTGCTTGTGGTGCCATCAGTGGTTTTCATTCATTGGTTGGAAGTGGAACTACAGCCAAACAACTTGATAAAGAAAGTGATGCCCGACTTGTTGGATACGGTGGAATGTTAATTGAAGGTCTACTTGCTGTTTTATCTCTTACTGCAGTTGCTTCAATGGTTAACAAAGAATTTATTGATATACTTGTGAATAAAGGCCCTGTTCCGGCATTCTCACTTGGTGTTGCAAGATTTCTTAATGCAATTCCCTTTTTGAATATTTCTAGTGAAGCAGGACAAACATTCTCTGCATTGGCTGTTTCTGCTTTTGCACTTACTTCTCTCGATACTGCTGCAAGACTTGCCCGATTTATGTTTCAGGAATTTTTTGAAGTGAAAGAAAATCCCGAGAAAGAATCCATATTCCAAAATCGTTTTGTAGCAACAGGGATTACTGTAGCAATCGGAGCAGCTTTAACATTTAGCGGACAGACAATGTCAATCTGGCCTGTTTTCGGTAGTGCAAATCAATTACTTGCTGCACTTGCACTATTAGCTTTAACTGCCTGGATTGCTTATCTGAGAAAAGGGATTTTATTTGTGATGATTCCAATGCTTTTTATGTTTGCTGTAACTCTCACATCACTTGGAATGCTTGTTATAACAAATTATAATTCGGAGAACTATACTTTATCTGTGATTTCTTTATTGCTTTTCTTGTTAGCAGTATCACTTGGTTTTAAAACTTACAATGTTCTTGTGAATGGAAAGGAAACTTCAAGAGAACTTATTTAA
- a CDS encoding DNA-methyltransferase — MNSNQKKNAPYNRTLKLSSEDIRNLSPLLFKINSKSKIHEIENRILNQNLFEAIDYLPEKFVDLLFIDPPYNLNKKFSSINFRKKSLSDYKEWLENWFVKLLPTLKPEASVYFCSDWFTSVAVFDVLNKYLKVKNRITWEREKGRGSAKNWKNCHEDIWFCTVSENYYFNTDAVKLKRKVIAPYRDNNKNPKDWISEGKGNYRLTHPSNIWTDLTIPFWSMPENTEHPTQKPEKLLAKIILASSREGDFVFDPFCGVGTSLVVAKKLNRKFCGIELEKKYALLSLKRLALAENDKSIQGYSDGVFWERNTLREQLINKKSK; from the coding sequence ATGAATTCTAATCAAAAAAAGAATGCACCTTATAATCGCACATTAAAATTAAGCTCTGAAGATATCAGGAATCTTTCTCCATTATTATTTAAAATAAATTCCAAAAGTAAAATTCATGAAATCGAAAATAGAATCTTAAATCAGAACTTGTTTGAAGCTATCGATTACTTGCCGGAAAAATTTGTGGATTTATTATTTATTGATCCTCCTTACAATCTGAACAAAAAATTTTCAAGCATAAACTTCAGAAAAAAATCTTTATCAGATTACAAAGAATGGTTGGAAAATTGGTTTGTGAAGTTATTGCCGACACTAAAACCAGAGGCATCAGTTTATTTTTGTTCCGATTGGTTTACTTCAGTTGCAGTTTTTGATGTACTTAACAAATATCTGAAGGTAAAAAACAGAATTACCTGGGAAAGAGAGAAGGGAAGAGGTTCAGCTAAAAACTGGAAAAATTGTCACGAAGATATTTGGTTCTGTACAGTTTCAGAAAACTACTACTTTAACACTGATGCAGTTAAACTCAAACGAAAGGTAATTGCACCTTATCGGGATAACAACAAAAATCCAAAAGATTGGATAAGCGAAGGCAAGGGCAATTATCGCTTGACTCATCCGTCGAACATCTGGACTGATTTAACAATACCATTCTGGTCTATGCCGGAAAATACAGAGCATCCAACTCAGAAACCTGAAAAACTTTTAGCCAAGATAATACTTGCGAGTTCTCGGGAAGGTGATTTTGTATTTGATCCATTTTGTGGTGTTGGAACTTCGTTGGTTGTTGCGAAGAAACTTAATCGAAAGTTTTGCGGTATTGAACTCGAGAAAAAATATGCTTTACTTTCGCTGAAAAGATTAGCTCTTGCTGAAAACGATAAATCAATTCAGGGATATTCTGACGGAGTTTTTTGGGAAAGAAATACACTTCGTGAGCAACTCATCAATAAAAAATCGAAATAA
- a CDS encoding L,D-transpeptidase has protein sequence MKTLLILFVFTTISFADDPNRVYSTKQSLSLDELRKISSTKIVDTVFTMSDYFVEIDLSKQLGYLHSRFDSVKTFKVSSGTKKIKDGVETNTGIFVIQHKAAKWYSTQFDSTLMLNWMGFNYGIGFHALAGKSYYKFLGNKTSSHGCVRVSREDAKELFSKLNYGAPVLINKGETAIRISFADKSSDDYKYYDTENLQKEIRRRINHLYKGSYLSFVNQKILIDNKNITHEGISIGDFSKVAVRQKIYPESLFIELAVPELKAELIPANYFSPQKLFASND, from the coding sequence ATGAAAACACTTTTAATTTTATTTGTATTTACAACCATCAGCTTTGCTGATGATCCGAATAGAGTATACTCAACAAAGCAATCTTTGAGTCTTGATGAATTGAGAAAAATCAGTTCGACAAAAATTGTCGATACTGTTTTTACGATGTCAGATTATTTTGTTGAAATTGATTTATCAAAACAATTAGGATATCTTCACTCACGATTTGATTCTGTCAAAACATTTAAAGTATCCAGCGGAACAAAGAAAATTAAAGACGGAGTTGAAACAAATACAGGCATTTTTGTAATTCAGCACAAAGCTGCTAAATGGTACTCAACACAATTTGATAGTACGCTTATGTTGAATTGGATGGGATTTAATTACGGAATCGGATTTCATGCTTTAGCAGGAAAATCTTATTACAAATTTCTGGGGAATAAAACCTCTTCTCACGGTTGCGTAAGAGTATCAAGAGAAGATGCCAAAGAATTATTTTCAAAACTTAATTATGGCGCACCTGTATTAATTAACAAGGGAGAAACGGCAATAAGAATTTCTTTTGCCGACAAAAGCTCCGATGATTATAAATATTACGATACAGAAAATCTTCAGAAAGAAATCAGAAGAAGGATTAATCATCTTTACAAAGGAAGCTATCTCAGTTTTGTGAATCAAAAGATTTTGATTGATAATAAAAATATTACTCACGAAGGAATTTCAATCGGTGATTTCAGTAAAGTTGCAGTGCGACAAAAGATTTATCCAGAATCTCTTTTTATCGAACTAGCAGTTCCGGAACTAAAAGCTGAATTGATTCCTGCAAATTATTTTTCGCCACAAAAACTTTTTGCCTCCAACGATTAA
- a CDS encoding HD domain-containing protein has product MREKVLSIWPEINWIKDQQLREKVLNCWVYAIENSVLTPEDLEMIPFSLLIKDCKISFMNHKRTAVQLSVDIAKRMKENFGDEILIDMDILIAGAILIDVGKLIEYDKVDGKLTTSKAGKLLRHPFSGVAIADRFGLPPEVQHIIAYHAKEGDLAKRSVEAIIVHHADFVSFDPFRA; this is encoded by the coding sequence ATGCGCGAAAAAGTTTTATCAATCTGGCCAGAAATAAACTGGATTAAAGATCAGCAGTTAAGAGAGAAAGTTCTTAATTGCTGGGTTTATGCAATTGAAAATTCTGTTCTCACGCCCGAAGACCTTGAAATGATTCCGTTTTCGCTGCTGATTAAAGATTGCAAAATTTCTTTCATGAATCATAAACGAACTGCGGTTCAACTTTCAGTAGACATTGCAAAGCGAATGAAAGAAAATTTCGGTGATGAAATTCTGATTGATATGGATATTCTTATTGCAGGTGCAATTCTGATTGATGTAGGAAAATTAATTGAATACGATAAAGTTGATGGTAAGCTTACAACAAGTAAAGCAGGTAAATTGCTTCGACATCCTTTCAGCGGAGTTGCAATTGCTGACAGATTTGGTCTTCCACCTGAAGTTCAGCATATTATTGCGTATCACGCAAAAGAAGGAGATCTTGCAAAGCGAAGTGTTGAAGCAATAATTGTTCATCATGCAGATTTTGTATCGTTCGATCCTTTTAGGGCTTAA
- a CDS encoding PAS domain S-box protein, giving the protein MKISELKGKDSINNNSVERLHSLIASSIDVIFRISKTGKLKYISPSVKDLLGYSPEEVLNKSIIHFVDSNKAENYFNSFVKLIRGSDQATFQVELISKSGKAIPVEINLKVIDDEGETFGQGTIRDIRFRIEAQKRIESSEYIFKAIWERSKDGMRLTDENGIIKLCNDSFALMFCKNKDEIIGQPISVLYDPSIEELILDDYKQSFRLGKLKDHLEFNAPLWNGTQLFFEISNSFIENINGEKFLLSIFRDISERKLNEILIEKKSNLLQGISKAIATLIAAQNESEGFNSALRILGEYASVDRVYLFRHFEDEFTGEKYFSLNYEWTASGIISQIKDPAFQRISYSRFSALQFYELLSTGQSLSFILKNLSREERKAFIDTSIKSIILVPILIDRNYWGFIGFDDCHSDRLWTSDEESILSTMAAVLGAVIKRNQIAEQLLRKNIELDKAIKETEQAAKAKSEFLALMSHEIRTPMNGVIGMTGLLLDTMLTDAQREYVNTIRLSGEQLLVIINDILDFTKIESEKLELESIPFLLNECIEDSLELISSKAAEKDIEIYYRMTDDVPAVITGDVTRLRQILTNLIGNAVKFTSKGEVEVSVFVEERDNENIKLKFIVRDTGIGIPKDKMDRLFKPFSQVDSSTTRSYGGTGLGLVISKKLVEMMGGEIKVESEEGQGSKFIFTINTTIPTVDTSLRTLQIPATFEDKKVLLVDTNYQHGQVLYNLLKKWNMNVDVAVDINVLYHNLDYVNDYDIVIINASGIYQKLTDVVDRIKLKNSKRKFGFVILKYHGKDISVKESDSVPSVKIISKPIRLKSLVEVIDLTITPRTEDKSLKQISPEVAESLSEPTRLKILLAEDNNINQMVASRMIERLGYKADIVSNGKEAVEAAANIDYDIIFMDILMPEMDGIEACNVIKDQLNKEHKPVIVAMTANAMAGDEENYIKAGMDDYLSKPVNLEDLRRVLDKWSRQIVAKKNQRLFQNLNKEIELAFIKEKNISFLNEITSENDLVFFREMLDVYSKEIPKNMDHIKEAILSNNADQLKFYLHKLKGTYLTLGIENLLDYFKILTQAAAENKITEETFKTFADFANKTEKILEEISILKEKYQHISLT; this is encoded by the coding sequence TTGAAAATTTCAGAATTGAAAGGAAAAGATTCTATAAACAATAATTCAGTTGAACGGCTTCACTCGCTAATCGCATCTTCAATAGATGTGATTTTCAGAATTTCCAAAACCGGAAAACTGAAATACATCAGTCCTTCTGTTAAGGATTTATTGGGTTATTCTCCTGAAGAAGTACTTAATAAATCAATCATTCATTTCGTCGATTCAAATAAAGCTGAAAATTATTTCAATTCTTTTGTAAAACTTATCAGGGGTTCGGACCAGGCAACTTTTCAGGTTGAGCTGATAAGTAAATCAGGCAAAGCAATTCCTGTTGAAATTAATCTTAAAGTTATTGATGACGAAGGTGAAACTTTCGGGCAGGGAACAATCAGAGATATCCGATTCAGAATAGAAGCACAAAAAAGAATTGAATCTTCCGAATATATTTTCAAAGCTATCTGGGAAAGATCAAAGGATGGAATGCGACTGACTGATGAAAATGGAATTATAAAATTATGCAATGACTCATTTGCTCTGATGTTTTGCAAAAACAAAGATGAAATAATTGGTCAACCGATTTCAGTTTTGTATGATCCATCAATTGAAGAATTAATTCTTGATGACTATAAACAAAGTTTCAGGTTGGGCAAGCTTAAGGATCATCTTGAGTTCAACGCACCCTTATGGAATGGTACTCAACTCTTTTTTGAAATTTCAAATTCTTTCATCGAGAATATCAATGGCGAAAAATTCCTTCTCAGCATTTTCCGTGATATAAGCGAAAGAAAATTAAATGAAATTCTGATTGAGAAAAAAAGTAACCTGCTGCAGGGGATATCAAAAGCTATCGCTACACTAATAGCTGCACAAAATGAATCGGAAGGTTTTAATTCGGCTCTAAGAATTCTTGGTGAATATGCTTCAGTTGACAGAGTTTATTTATTCAGACATTTTGAAGATGAATTTACCGGTGAAAAATATTTTTCGCTGAATTATGAATGGACTGCTTCGGGAATAATTTCACAGATTAAAGATCCGGCATTTCAGAGAATCTCTTACTCAAGATTTTCTGCGCTTCAGTTTTATGAGTTGCTGTCTACAGGACAATCTCTTTCTTTTATATTAAAAAATCTTTCCAGAGAAGAAAGAAAAGCATTTATTGATACATCTATCAAATCAATTATTCTCGTTCCGATCTTGATTGATAGAAACTATTGGGGATTTATCGGTTTTGATGATTGTCATTCAGACAGATTATGGACAAGTGATGAAGAATCTATTCTTAGCACTATGGCTGCAGTTCTCGGAGCAGTGATTAAACGAAATCAGATTGCTGAACAGCTCCTGCGAAAAAATATTGAACTTGATAAAGCCATTAAAGAAACTGAACAAGCAGCAAAAGCAAAAAGTGAATTTCTTGCATTGATGAGTCATGAAATAAGAACACCAATGAATGGTGTAATCGGTATGACAGGTTTGCTTCTTGATACTATGTTAACTGATGCTCAGCGTGAGTATGTAAACACAATCAGATTAAGCGGCGAACAACTTTTGGTAATCATTAATGATATACTTGACTTTACGAAAATAGAATCCGAAAAACTTGAGCTCGAATCAATTCCATTTTTACTTAACGAATGCATTGAAGATTCTCTCGAACTGATTTCTTCAAAAGCTGCTGAAAAGGATATTGAGATATATTATAGAATGACTGATGATGTTCCTGCTGTAATTACCGGAGATGTTACTCGTCTCCGACAGATATTAACTAATCTTATTGGAAATGCCGTTAAGTTTACCAGTAAAGGTGAAGTAGAAGTTTCTGTGTTTGTTGAAGAAAGAGATAACGAAAACATTAAATTGAAATTCATTGTTCGCGACACTGGAATTGGAATTCCAAAAGATAAAATGGATAGATTGTTCAAACCATTTTCGCAAGTAGATTCATCAACAACCAGAAGTTATGGTGGAACCGGACTTGGACTTGTTATCAGTAAAAAGCTTGTTGAAATGATGGGCGGAGAAATTAAAGTTGAAAGTGAAGAAGGGCAAGGAAGCAAATTTATTTTCACAATAAACACAACGATTCCAACAGTTGATACTTCGCTTCGGACTCTTCAGATTCCTGCAACTTTTGAAGATAAAAAAGTATTATTAGTTGACACGAATTATCAGCATGGACAGGTCTTATATAATCTTTTGAAAAAATGGAATATGAATGTTGATGTTGCTGTTGATATAAATGTACTTTATCATAATCTGGACTATGTGAATGATTATGATATCGTAATTATAAACGCTTCAGGAATCTACCAGAAACTAACTGATGTAGTTGATAGAATAAAATTAAAAAATTCAAAAAGAAAATTTGGATTTGTTATACTGAAATATCACGGAAAAGATATTTCAGTCAAAGAATCAGATTCAGTTCCGTCAGTTAAAATAATATCAAAACCTATCAGACTTAAATCCTTAGTCGAAGTTATTGATTTAACTATAACACCAAGAACAGAGGATAAGTCACTGAAGCAAATTTCACCTGAAGTTGCAGAATCTCTTTCAGAACCTACCCGATTAAAAATTCTTCTTGCTGAAGATAATAATATCAATCAGATGGTTGCTTCAAGAATGATTGAAAGATTAGGTTATAAAGCAGATATAGTTTCAAATGGTAAAGAAGCCGTTGAAGCAGCTGCAAACATTGATTACGATATAATTTTTATGGATATACTTATGCCTGAAATGGATGGCATTGAAGCTTGTAATGTGATTAAAGATCAGTTGAATAAAGAACACAAGCCGGTGATTGTTGCTATGACTGCAAACGCAATGGCAGGCGATGAAGAAAATTATATAAAAGCCGGTATGGATGATTATCTGAGCAAGCCGGTTAATCTTGAAGATTTAAGGAGAGTTCTTGATAAATGGTCAAGACAGATTGTAGCAAAGAAGAATCAAAGATTATTTCAGAATCTGAATAAGGAAATTGAACTTGCTTTCATCAAAGAAAAAAATATTTCTTTTCTTAATGAGATAACAAGTGAAAATGATCTGGTATTTTTCAGAGAGATGCTCGATGTTTATTCGAAAGAAATACCCAAAAATATGGATCATATCAAAGAAGCAATACTTTCGAACAACGCCGATCAATTGAAATTTTATCTGCATAAACTGAAGGGAACTTATCTTACTCTCGGAATAGAAAATCTTCTTGACTACTTCAAAATTTTAACTCAAGCTGCTGCTGAAAACAAAATTACTGAAGAGACTTTTAAAACATTTGCAGACTTTGCCAATAAGACAGAGAAAATTCTTGAGGAAATCTCAATCCTTAAAGAAAAATATCAGCATATTTCCTTAACCTGA
- a CDS encoding Na+/H+ antiporter NhaC family protein: protein MKKFFLLKLFILLFSGITFSQTIQVPQIVLTNIDFEIKVTDYPDSNSSIPIKIISSEGKLISEYNLIRQENHFTGKIKIADSGKYFAELKGKKFESVINVIPGILSIIPPLIAIFIALIFRQVLFSLLLGIFAGTLFLYDYNPLIAFMRLVDVYVINSLIDKSHIQIIVFTLMFGGVIGLMSKSGGTTGIANLLIPLARNRKSGLFATWLSGIIIFFDDYANTLVVGNLMRPLTDKLKISREKLAFIVDATSAPVASIFLISSWIGYEVGLIQDGFKVIGANVNAYNVFLDTIIFRFYPIAMLIFIPITILMKRDFGPMLKAERYALANGIDAKHSGSKSNDILKSTELFGNEDRAKWFNGVIPILIIVFGTVAGLIFTGIKSLESMGIKDYSIRDIISYSDSYASLLWSSAAACVVAGVMIGTQRIMNLGEIMDACFLGIRSMFLAVVMLTLAWAIGSITQDIKTADYIISVISDSIAPHWLPVLVFIVCAATSFSTGTSWGTMAIMMPLVIPLSFHISSINNLSEADSYLIMVGAISSVLAGCVFGDHCSPISDTTILSSMASGCDHVAHVNTQLPYSIFVAIFCMLLGDIPTAFGFPPILSILLIVLCLIIGLRIIGKKVEA, encoded by the coding sequence TTGAAAAAATTTTTTCTTCTTAAACTTTTCATCTTATTATTCTCTGGAATCACTTTCAGTCAGACTATACAAGTCCCTCAAATTGTTTTAACAAACATAGATTTTGAAATTAAAGTTACAGATTATCCTGATAGTAATTCTTCAATTCCAATTAAAATTATTTCATCCGAAGGAAAATTAATTTCAGAATACAATTTAATAAGACAGGAAAATCATTTTACAGGAAAGATTAAAATTGCTGACAGCGGAAAATATTTTGCTGAATTAAAAGGAAAAAAATTTGAATCAGTTATTAATGTTATTCCAGGAATTCTAAGTATCATTCCTCCTTTGATTGCAATATTCATTGCACTGATATTCAGACAAGTTTTGTTTTCTTTACTGCTCGGGATATTTGCCGGAACACTTTTTCTTTATGATTACAATCCTTTAATAGCTTTTATGAGACTTGTTGATGTTTATGTTATTAATTCTTTGATTGACAAATCTCATATACAAATAATTGTTTTCACTTTGATGTTCGGTGGAGTTATAGGTTTAATGTCAAAGTCAGGTGGAACAACCGGCATTGCAAACCTATTGATTCCACTTGCACGAAACAGAAAATCAGGACTGTTTGCAACCTGGCTTTCTGGCATAATTATTTTTTTTGATGATTATGCAAATACTTTGGTGGTTGGAAATTTAATGCGACCACTTACTGATAAACTTAAAATTTCCAGAGAGAAACTGGCTTTCATAGTTGATGCAACTTCAGCACCTGTTGCAAGTATTTTTCTTATCAGTTCCTGGATTGGTTATGAAGTCGGTTTAATTCAGGATGGTTTCAAAGTGATTGGTGCAAATGTTAATGCTTATAATGTTTTTCTTGATACAATAATTTTCCGTTTCTATCCTATTGCTATGTTAATCTTTATACCAATCACGATTCTTATGAAAAGAGATTTCGGACCAATGCTTAAAGCAGAACGATATGCTTTAGCAAATGGAATTGATGCAAAACATTCGGGAAGTAAAAGTAATGATATTCTGAAATCAACTGAGCTCTTTGGTAATGAAGACAGAGCCAAATGGTTTAATGGAGTAATACCGATTTTGATTATTGTATTCGGAACTGTTGCTGGTTTGATTTTCACGGGAATTAAATCTTTGGAATCAATGGGAATTAAAGATTATTCAATCCGTGATATAATCTCTTATTCAGATTCTTATGCTTCGCTGTTATGGTCTTCAGCAGCTGCTTGCGTTGTTGCCGGTGTTATGATTGGCACTCAACGAATTATGAATCTTGGTGAAATAATGGATGCATGTTTTCTTGGAATCAGGTCAATGTTTCTTGCTGTGGTAATGCTAACACTTGCCTGGGCAATCGGTTCAATTACTCAGGATATAAAAACGGCAGATTATATAATCAGTGTGATTAGCGATTCAATTGCTCCACATTGGTTGCCGGTACTTGTTTTTATTGTTTGTGCTGCAACAAGTTTTTCAACCGGAACGAGTTGGGGCACAATGGCTATTATGATGCCACTTGTAATTCCTTTGTCATTTCATATTTCTTCTATAAATAATTTGTCTGAAGCTGATAGTTATCTAATAATGGTCGGAGCAATTAGTTCAGTGCTTGCCGGCTGTGTCTTCGGCGATCATTGTTCTCCGATTTCGGATACAACAATTTTATCATCAATGGCTTCGGGTTGTGATCATGTGGCTCATGTAAATACTCAACTTCCTTACTCAATCTTTGTTGCAATTTTTTGTATGCTTCTGGGAGATATTCCTACAGCTTTTGGTTTCCCACCAATTCTATCAATTCTTCTGATTGTTCTTTGTCTGATAATCGGTTTAAGAATTATCGGGAAAAAAGTTGAAGCTTAA
- the sixA gene encoding phosphohistidine phosphatase SixA, with protein sequence MNLYLIRHSISEKLIPPKKDFERELTQSGIELIKKASEGWKKIIPSFDLILYSPYIRAEQTAKTIAQIFNITDKLVKENNIAAGCSTGNLIDVLSVYDEQNIAVVGHQPDLSNHITNFCSHNHLNIAFPPAAIAKVSFDGSMKFGIGRLEFLIPAEAY encoded by the coding sequence ATGAATTTATACTTAATCCGCCACAGCATTTCTGAAAAATTGATTCCACCAAAAAAAGATTTTGAAAGAGAACTTACTCAAAGTGGGATAGAACTAATTAAAAAGGCATCCGAAGGTTGGAAAAAAATTATTCCTTCTTTTGATTTGATATTATACTCACCTTATATAAGAGCCGAGCAAACAGCGAAAACTATTGCACAGATATTTAATATTACGGATAAATTAGTCAAAGAGAATAACATTGCAGCAGGTTGTTCTACCGGCAATCTGATCGATGTTTTATCAGTTTATGATGAACAGAATATTGCTGTTGTAGGTCATCAGCCGGATTTGTCAAATCATATTACAAACTTTTGCAGTCATAATCATCTGAATATTGCTTTTCCACCCGCGGCTATTGCTAAAGTAAGTTTTGATGGATCAATGAAATTCGGAATTGGACGATTAGAATTTTTAATTCCAGCCGAAGCATATTAA